One stretch of Oncorhynchus masou masou isolate Uvic2021 chromosome 9, UVic_Omas_1.1, whole genome shotgun sequence DNA includes these proteins:
- the LOC135545432 gene encoding uncharacterized protein LOC135545432 isoform X1 — MTPPQGAGADAFPFPAASRSLKVVQHHSVATSPMTPPQGAGADAFPFPASSRSLKVVPCQSVATSPMTPPQGAGADAFPFPASSRSLKVVQCQSVATSPMTPPQGAGADAFPFPASSRSLKVVQCQSVATSPMTPPQGAGADAFPFPAASRLGAETKVAELQVLHQVEFRSVATAPMTPKNNNSPTLPSAFPELSRREGEKGTEERREKQGRDERETTSDPVVVTPCLMLAPVLKCGAPKEEVAEETKSQSNIHPDSSVYSDPQTDGLCHNYAGEPEPVEVKRRGRHGATGDTVDQEITILVTQHDSIGVVEQEKEEEEEEERREEMMSFIHSTEPEASVEVDNIEGVKVVPPVPQNSLHDGRSDDVAQPESAETVMNPDSHGNREEDSLPPSGEDIQTKTKQMTSPQSLTKNKHPEQIGEESKLRFSEEQPNQTEQHSLVDRSGTAQPIQTEQHSLVDRSGTAQPIQTEQHSLVDRSGTAQPIQTEQHSLVDMSGTAQPIQTEQHSLVDRSGTAQPIQTELHSLVDRSGTAQPIQKEQHSLVDRSGTAQTELHSLVDRSGTAQPNQTKQHSLVDRSGPAQPNQTEQHSLVDRSGPAQPNQTEQHHSVASRPITPTQGVGTNAFPFPASSRCLEVVQYQSVATSPMTPPQGAGADAFPFPAASRGTGAETKDAELQVGQQVEFRSVSTAPMTPKTAPAIPTAFAELSEREGEEKKEESEAEEKKEKQEREESTKETKEDRREEKSEVKVKEGEEQTKQEERSDEPVQEVRWDERGMTWEVYGAVVEVAVLGSAIQKHLEKQVEKLRKHPSPALPPPLNPAALPLPSTPPPLNPAAMPLPSIPPPLNPAALPLPSTPPPLNPAAMTLPCAPPPLNPATMPLATTPPPLNPAAMPLPSNPPPASGTTQGLLGKGLAWKRGEREGKRGRRRRNPFRLLLKNMQQPNCCSRAHSTE, encoded by the coding sequence ATGACCCCACCCCAGGGGGCTGGCGCCGACGCCTTCCCCTTCCCAGCAGCCTCTAGGAGTCTAAAGGTGGTACAACACCACTCTGTAGCCACCAGTCCCATGACCCCACCCCAGGGGGCTGGCGCCGACGCCTTCCCCTTCCCAGCATCCTCCAGGAGTCTAAAGGTGGTTCCGTGCCAGTCTGTAGCCACCAGTCCCATGACCCCACCCCAGGGGGCTGGCGCCGACGCCTTCCCCTTCCCAGCATCCTCTAGGAGTCTAAAGGTGGTTCAGTGCCAGTCTGTAGCCACCAGTCCCATGACCCCACCCCAGGGGGCTGGCGCCGACGCCTTCCCCTTCCCAGCATCCTCTAGGAGTCTAAAGGTGGTTCAGTGCCAGTCTGTAGCCACCAGTCCCATGACCCCACCCCAGGGAGCTGGCGCCGACGCTTTCCCCTTCCCAGCAGCCTCTAGGCTGGGTGCGGAGACTAAGGTGGCAGAGCTGCAGGTGTTGCACCAGGTAGAGTTCCGTTCTGTCGCCACTGCACCCATGActccaaaaaacaacaacagcccCACCCTCCCCTCTGCATTCCCAGAGCTCAgcaggagagaaggggaaaaggggacggaggagaggagagagaaacaggggagggacGAGAGGGAAACTACATCGGACCCTGTTGTAGTTACTCCTTGTCTGATGTTAGCTCCGGTACTGAAATGTGGTGCTCCGAAAGAGGAGGTGGCTGAAGAGACAAAGTCTCAGTCCAACATCCATCCAGATAGCTCTGTTTACTCAGATCCTCAGACTGATGGACTCTGTCACAACTACGCTGGTGAACCAGAACCAGTGGAGGTTAAAAGGAGAGGGCGACATGGGGCGACTGGGGACACTGTCGATCAAGAGATCACCATTCTGGTCACCCAGCATGACAGCATCGGAGTTGTGGAacaagagaaggaggaagaagaggaggaggagagaagggaggagatgaTGTCATTTATTCACTCCACTGAGCCCGAGGCGTCTGTGGAGGTAGACAACATTGAAGGGGTGAAGGTCGTTCCTCCGGTGCCCCAAAACAGCCTGCACGATGGGAGAAGTGACGACGTAGCTCAACCAGAAAGCGCAGAGACGGTCATGAACCCCGACTCACacggaaacagagaggaagattctctccctccttccggTGAAGACATCCAAACAAAGACGAAGCAGATGACATCACCACAATCTCTGACTAAAAACAAGCACCCTGAACAAATAGGAGAGGAATCGAAGCTCCGCTTTAGTGAGGAGCAACCCAACCAGACAGAACAGCACAGCCTAGTGGACAGGAGTGGAACTGCCCAACCCATCCagacagaacaacacagcctagTGGACAGGAGTGGAACTGCCCAACCCATCCagacagaacaacacagcctagTGGACAGGAGTGGAACTGCCCAACCCATCCagacagaacaacacagcctagTGGACATGAGTGGAACTGCCCAACCCATCCAGACAGAACAGCACAGCCTAGTGGACAGGAGTGGAACTGCCCAACCCATCCAGACAGAACTGCACAGCCTAGTGGACAGGAGTGGAACTGCCCAACCCATCCAGAAAGAACAGCACAGCCTAGTGGACAGGAGTGGAACTGCCCAGACAGAACTGCACAGCCTAGTGGACAGGAGTGGAACTGCCCAACCCAACCAGACAAAACAGCACAGCCTAGTGGACAGGAGTGGACCTGCCCAACCCAACCAGACAGAACAGCACAGCCTAGTGGACAGGAGTGGACCTGCCCAACCCAACCAGACAGAACAGCACCACTCTGTAGCCTCCCGCCCCATCACCCCAACCCAGGGGGTCGGCACCAACGCCTTCCCCTTCCCAGCATCCTCTAGGTGTCTGGAGGTGGTACAGTACCAGTCTGTAGCCACCAGTCCCATGACCCCACCCCAGGGGGCTGGCGCCGACGCCTTCCCCTTCCCAGCAGCCTCTAGGGGGACGGGTGCGGAGACTAAGGATGCTGAGCTGCAGGTGGGCCAGCAGGTGGAGTTCCGTTCTGTCTCCACGGCACCCATGACACCAAAAACGGCCCCCGCCATCCCCACAGCCTTCGCAGAGctcagcgagagagagggggaggagaagaaagaggagagcgaggcggaggagaagaaagagaaacaagagagggaggagagtacaAAAGAGACGAAGGAGGACAGAAGGGAAGAGAAATCAGAAGTGAAAGTAAAAGAGGGTGAGGAGCAGACAAAGCAGGAGGAGAGGTCAGACGAGCCAGTGCAGGAGGTGAGGTGGGACGAGAGGGGGATGACGTGGGAGGTGTATGGGGCGGTGGTAGAGGTAGCCGTCCTAGGCTCAGCCATACAGAAACACCTGGAGAAACAGGTTGAGAAGCTCAGAAAGCAtccctcccctgccctgcctcctcccctcaaCCCAGCCGCATTGCCCCTGCCCagtacccctcctcccctcaaccCAGCCGCCATGCCcctgccctccatccctcctcccctcaaccCAGCCGCCTTGCCcctgccctccacccctcctcccctaaacCCAGCCGCCATGACCCTGCCCTgtgcccctcctcccctcaaccCAGCCACCATGCCCCTggccaccacccctcctcccctaaacCCAGCCGCCATGCCCCTGCCTTCCAACCCTCCACCAGCCTCTGGGACCACCCAGGGGTTGTTGGGTAAGGGCTTGGCCTGGAAGAGAGGGGAGcgggaggggaagagaggcagGCGCCGGAGGAACCCTTTCCGTTTGCTGTTGAAGAACATGCAGCAGCCCAACTGTTGCTCCCGAGCTCATTCTACTGAGTGA
- the LOC135545432 gene encoding uncharacterized protein LOC135545432 isoform X2 — MTPPQGAGADAFPFPAASRSLKVVQHHSVATSPMTPPQGAGADAFPFPASSRSLKVVPCQSVATSPMTPPQGAGADAFPFPASSRSLKVVQCQSVATSPMTPPQGAGADAFPFPASSRSLKVVQCQSVATSPMTPPQGAGADAFPFPAASRLGAETKVAELQVLHQVEFRSVATAPMTPKNNNSPTLPSAFPELSRREGEKGTEERREKQGRDERETTSDPVVVTPCLMLAPVLKCGAPKEEVAEETKSQSNIHPDSSVYSDPQTDGLCHNYAGEPEPVEVKRRGRHGATGDTVDQEITILVTQHDSIGVVEQEKEEEEEEERREEMMSFIHSTEPEASVEVDNIEGVKVVPPVPQNSLHDGRSDDVAQPESAETVMNPDSHGNREEDSLPPSGEDIQTKTKQMTSPQSLTKNKHPEQIGEESKLRFSEEQPNQTEQHSLVDRSGTAQPIQTEQHSLVDRSGTAQPIQTEQHSLVDRSGTAQPIQTEQHSLVDMSGTAQPIQTEQHSLVDRSGTAQPIQTELHSLVDRSGTAQPIQKEQHSLVDRSGTAQTELHSLVDRSGTAQPNQTKQHSLVDRSGPAQPNQTEQHSLVDRSGPAQPNQTEQHHSVASRPITPTQGVGTNAFPFPASSRCLEVVQYQSVATSPMTPPQGAGADAFPFPAASRGTGAETKDAELQVGQQVEFRSVSTAPMTPKTAPAIPTAFAELSEREGEEKKEESEAEEKKEKQEREESTKETKEDRREEKSEVKVKEGEEQTKQEERSDEPVQEV; from the exons ATGACCCCACCCCAGGGGGCTGGCGCCGACGCCTTCCCCTTCCCAGCAGCCTCTAGGAGTCTAAAGGTGGTACAACACCACTCTGTAGCCACCAGTCCCATGACCCCACCCCAGGGGGCTGGCGCCGACGCCTTCCCCTTCCCAGCATCCTCCAGGAGTCTAAAGGTGGTTCCGTGCCAGTCTGTAGCCACCAGTCCCATGACCCCACCCCAGGGGGCTGGCGCCGACGCCTTCCCCTTCCCAGCATCCTCTAGGAGTCTAAAGGTGGTTCAGTGCCAGTCTGTAGCCACCAGTCCCATGACCCCACCCCAGGGGGCTGGCGCCGACGCCTTCCCCTTCCCAGCATCCTCTAGGAGTCTAAAGGTGGTTCAGTGCCAGTCTGTAGCCACCAGTCCCATGACCCCACCCCAGGGAGCTGGCGCCGACGCTTTCCCCTTCCCAGCAGCCTCTAGGCTGGGTGCGGAGACTAAGGTGGCAGAGCTGCAGGTGTTGCACCAGGTAGAGTTCCGTTCTGTCGCCACTGCACCCATGActccaaaaaacaacaacagcccCACCCTCCCCTCTGCATTCCCAGAGCTCAgcaggagagaaggggaaaaggggacggaggagaggagagagaaacaggggagggacGAGAGGGAAACTACATCGGACCCTGTTGTAGTTACTCCTTGTCTGATGTTAGCTCCGGTACTGAAATGTGGTGCTCCGAAAGAGGAGGTGGCTGAAGAGACAAAGTCTCAGTCCAACATCCATCCAGATAGCTCTGTTTACTCAGATCCTCAGACTGATGGACTCTGTCACAACTACGCTGGTGAACCAGAACCAGTGGAGGTTAAAAGGAGAGGGCGACATGGGGCGACTGGGGACACTGTCGATCAAGAGATCACCATTCTGGTCACCCAGCATGACAGCATCGGAGTTGTGGAacaagagaaggaggaagaagaggaggaggagagaagggaggagatgaTGTCATTTATTCACTCCACTGAGCCCGAGGCGTCTGTGGAGGTAGACAACATTGAAGGGGTGAAGGTCGTTCCTCCGGTGCCCCAAAACAGCCTGCACGATGGGAGAAGTGACGACGTAGCTCAACCAGAAAGCGCAGAGACGGTCATGAACCCCGACTCACacggaaacagagaggaagattctctccctccttccggTGAAGACATCCAAACAAAGACGAAGCAGATGACATCACCACAATCTCTGACTAAAAACAAGCACCCTGAACAAATAGGAGAGGAATCGAAGCTCCGCTTTAGTGAGGAGCAACCCAACCAGACAGAACAGCACAGCCTAGTGGACAGGAGTGGAACTGCCCAACCCATCCagacagaacaacacagcctagTGGACAGGAGTGGAACTGCCCAACCCATCCagacagaacaacacagcctagTGGACAGGAGTGGAACTGCCCAACCCATCCagacagaacaacacagcctagTGGACATGAGTGGAACTGCCCAACCCATCCAGACAGAACAGCACAGCCTAGTGGACAGGAGTGGAACTGCCCAACCCATCCAGACAGAACTGCACAGCCTAGTGGACAGGAGTGGAACTGCCCAACCCATCCAGAAAGAACAGCACAGCCTAGTGGACAGGAGTGGAACTGCCCAGACAGAACTGCACAGCCTAGTGGACAGGAGTGGAACTGCCCAACCCAACCAGACAAAACAGCACAGCCTAGTGGACAGGAGTGGACCTGCCCAACCCAACCAGACAGAACAGCACAGCCTAGTGGACAGGAGTGGACCTGCCCAACCCAACCAGACAGAACAGCACCACTCTGTAGCCTCCCGCCCCATCACCCCAACCCAGGGGGTCGGCACCAACGCCTTCCCCTTCCCAGCATCCTCTAGGTGTCTGGAGGTGGTACAGTACCAGTCTGTAGCCACCAGTCCCATGACCCCACCCCAGGGGGCTGGCGCCGACGCCTTCCCCTTCCCAGCAGCCTCTAGGGGGACGGGTGCGGAGACTAAGGATGCTGAGCTGCAGGTGGGCCAGCAGGTGGAGTTCCGTTCTGTCTCCACGGCACCCATGACACCAAAAACGGCCCCCGCCATCCCCACAGCCTTCGCAGAGctcagcgagagagagggggaggagaagaaagaggagagcgaggcggaggagaagaaagagaaacaagagagggaggagagtacaAAAGAGACGAAGGAGGACAGAAGGGAAGAGAAATCAGAAGTGAAAGTAAAAGAGGGTGAGGAGCAGACAAAGCAGGAGGAGAGGTCAGACGAGCCAGTGCAGGAG GTGTGA